A window of the Brassica napus cultivar Da-Ae chromosome C5, Da-Ae, whole genome shotgun sequence genome harbors these coding sequences:
- the LOC106435400 gene encoding ankyrin repeat-containing protein ITN1: MAASSVLDGDIDMEKGGMILQSSENQDPSPTPSPSATATAPALVLSNSGKRMDQAGKKKYVKQVTGRHNDTELHLAAQRGDLAAVQQILKDINSQMEGTLSGEEFDAEVAEIRASIVNEVNELGETALFTAADKGHLDVVKELLKYSSRESIAKKNRSGYDPLHIAAIQGHHAIVEVLLDHDATLSHTFGPSNATPLVSAAMRGHTEVVNQLLSKAGNLLDISRSNHKNALHLAARQGHVEVIKALLAKDAHLARRVDKKGQTALHMAVKGQSSEVVKLLLDADPAIVMLPDKSCNTALHVATRKKRAEIVELLLSLPDTNANALTRERKTALDIAEGLPLSEESSYIKECLARRGALRANELNQPRDELRSTVTQIKNDVHIQLEQTKRTNKNVHNISKELRKLHREGINNATNSVTVVAVLFATVAFAAIFTVPGGDNNDGSAVVVGTASFKIFFIFNAIALFTSLAVVVVQITLVRGETKAEKRVVEVINKLMWLASMCTSVAFIASSYIVVGRKNEWAAELVTVVGGVIMAGVLGTMTYYVVKSKRTRSMRKKVKSARRSGSNSWHHSDYSNSEVDPIFAI; encoded by the exons ATGGCCGCCTCATCCGTTCTAGATG GAGACATAGATATGGAGAAAGGAGGAATGATTCTACAGTCAAGTGAGAATCAAGATCCTTCACCAACACCTTCACCGTCCGCAACAGCAACTGCGCCAGCTTTGGTTCTGTCTAACTCAGGCAAGAGAATGGATCAAGCTGGCAAAAAGAAGTATGTCAAGCAAGTCACTGGCCGTCACAACGACACTGAGCTTCACTTAGCTGCTCAGCGCGGCGATTTAGCAGCTGTGCAGCAGATTCTCAAGGACATTAACTCTCAGATGGAAGGGACTCTGAGTGGGGAAGAGTTTGACGCTGAAGTTGCTGAGATTAGGGCTTCGATTGTGAATGAGGTGAATGAGTTAGGTGAGACTGCGCTCTTCACTGCTGCTGATAAAGGTCATCTTGATGTTGTTAAAGAGCTGTTGAAGTATTCGAGTAGAGAGAGTATTGCTAAGAAGAACCGGTCTGGTTATGATCCTCTTCATATTGCTGCCATTCAAGGTCATCATG CTATTGTTGAGGTCTTGCTAGATCACGATGCGACGCTTAGCCATACATTTGGACCATCAAATGCAACTCCGCTTGTGTCAGCAGCTATGAGAGGCCATACAGAAGTTGTGAACCAGCTCTTATCCAAAGCTGGGAATCTGCTAGATATTTCTCGGTCTAACCATAAAAATGCACTGCATCTAGCTGCAAGACAAGGACATGTGGAGGTCATCAAAGCTCTGCTCGCCAAGGATGCTCACCTAGCGAGACGTGTTGATAAGAAAGGACAAACTGCACTTCACATGGCTGTAAAAGGACAGAGCTCTGAAGTGGTGAAACTCCTGCTTGATGCAGATCCTGCCATTGTTATGCTCCCTGACAAGTCTTGTAACACGGCGTTGCATGTTGCCACCAGGAAGAAACGAGCAGAG ATTGTAGAACTGTTGCTGTCACTCCCTGATACCAACGCCAATGCTTTAACTAGAGAACGCAAGACAGCACTCGACATTGCAGAGGGGCTTCCACTCTCGGAAGAATCTTCATACATAAAAGAGTGTCTTGCTCGCCGTGGAGCTCTTAGAGCGAATGAGCTTAACCAGCCAAGAGACGAGCTGAGAAGCACTGTCACACAAATCAAGAACGATGTTCATATCCAGCTCGAACAGACCAAAAGAACTAACAAAAACGTGCACAACATTTCCAAAGAGCTAAGGAAACTCCACAGAGAAGGGATCAACAACGCAACCAACTCGGTAACAGTCGTGGCTGTGCTGTTCGCAACTGTAGCTTTTGCTGCTATATTCACAGTGCCTGGAGGAGACAACAACGATGGATCAGCGGTGGTGGTGGGGACAGCATCGTTCaagatcttcttcatcttcaacgCAATAGCCTTATTCACTTCTCTGGCCGTCGTGGTGGTCCAGATCACGTTGGTGAGAGGAGAGACGAAAGCTGAGAAGAGGGTGGTGGAAGTGATCAACAAACTGATGTGGTTGGCATCGATGTGTACGTCTGTGGCGTTTATTGCGTCGTCGTACATTGTGGTTGGGCGTAAAAACGAGTGGGCGGCCGAGCTTGTGACGGTTGTTGGTGGTGTGATAATGGCTGGTGTTCTTGGAACAATGACTTACTACGTGGTGAAGTCGAAGAGGACGAGGTCTATGAGGAAGAAGGTTAAGAGTGCGCGCAGGAGTGGTTCCAACTCGTGGCATCATTCAGATTACTCCAACTCCGAAGTTGATCCTATTTTTGCAATTTAA
- the BNAC05G40760D gene encoding protein LNK3 isoform X3 — translation MDCYSGMKFEELAVPNYQESSSSETYRSDGMWGGWSMNSPEAAETCFNYDGFSGEGSLYSQMGMRTSEEEEESKRSKAFYGASSLHDFEGIEHMDDIFLSSILEDVPGNDGDVHQASSSYNSVGSSSLYGGNEVHMFHCHDMPLKEEAPFTISDLSEENMLDSQYGDELSSEELVLQDLQRASEKLTDDTRKCFRDTFYRLARNSQEKFDSVSTNSEELYMQASRYAYGDNTSYLIAG, via the exons ATGGATTGTTATTCCGGAATGAAGTTTGAAGAGCTTGCTGTGCCCAATTATCAAGAGTCATCGTCATCAGAGACATACCGTTCTGATGGTATGTGGGGTGGGTGGAGCATGAACTCCCCTGAAGCTGCAGAAACATGTTTTAATTACGATGGTTTCAGTGGAGAAGGATCGTTGTATAGTCAGATGGGTATGAGGACGagtgaagaagaggaggagtccAAGAGATCAAAGGCTTTCTACGGTGCTTCTTCTCTTCATGATTTCGAAGGAATCGAACACATGGATGATATATTCTT AAGTTCAATTTTGGAGGATGTTCCAGGGAATGATGGAGATGTTCATCAAGCTTCCAGCAGCTACAACAGTGTCGGATCTTCCTCTTTGTATGGTGGAAATGAAGTTCACATGTTCCATTGTCATGACATGCCTTTGAAG GAGGAGGCTCCATTTACAATCTCGGATCTGTCTGAAGAGAACATGTTAGACTCACAGTATGGGGATGAACTGTCTTCTGAAGAACTTGTGTTGCAGGATCTGCAAAGAGCTTCTGAAAAG TTAACTGATGATACAAGAAAGTGCTTCCGTGATACGTTTTACCGGCTTGCAAGAAACTCACAGGAGAAGTTTGATTCAGTCAGCACCAACTCAGAGGAGTTATATATGCAAGCATCCAGATATGCTTATGGTGATAATACCAG TTACTTGATTGCAGGATGA
- the BNAC05G40760D gene encoding protein LNK3 isoform X4, with the protein MDCYSGMKFEELAVPNYQESSSSETYRSDGMWGGWSMNSPEAAETCFNYDGFSGEGSLYSQMGMRTSEEEEESKRSKAFYGASSLHDFEGIEHMDDIFFSILEDVPGNDGDVHQASSSYNSVGSSSLYGGNEVHMFHCHDMPLKEEAPFTISDLSEENMLDSQYGDELSSEELVLQDLQRASEKLTDDTRKCFRDTFYRLARNSQEKFDSVSTNSEELYMQASRYAYGDNTSYLIAG; encoded by the exons ATGGATTGTTATTCCGGAATGAAGTTTGAAGAGCTTGCTGTGCCCAATTATCAAGAGTCATCGTCATCAGAGACATACCGTTCTGATGGTATGTGGGGTGGGTGGAGCATGAACTCCCCTGAAGCTGCAGAAACATGTTTTAATTACGATGGTTTCAGTGGAGAAGGATCGTTGTATAGTCAGATGGGTATGAGGACGagtgaagaagaggaggagtccAAGAGATCAAAGGCTTTCTACGGTGCTTCTTCTCTTCATGATTTCGAAGGAATCGAACACATGGATGATATATTCTT TTCAATTTTGGAGGATGTTCCAGGGAATGATGGAGATGTTCATCAAGCTTCCAGCAGCTACAACAGTGTCGGATCTTCCTCTTTGTATGGTGGAAATGAAGTTCACATGTTCCATTGTCATGACATGCCTTTGAAG GAGGAGGCTCCATTTACAATCTCGGATCTGTCTGAAGAGAACATGTTAGACTCACAGTATGGGGATGAACTGTCTTCTGAAGAACTTGTGTTGCAGGATCTGCAAAGAGCTTCTGAAAAG TTAACTGATGATACAAGAAAGTGCTTCCGTGATACGTTTTACCGGCTTGCAAGAAACTCACAGGAGAAGTTTGATTCAGTCAGCACCAACTCAGAGGAGTTATATATGCAAGCATCCAGATATGCTTATGGTGATAATACCAG TTACTTGATTGCAGGATGA
- the BNAC05G40750D gene encoding uncharacterized protein BNAC05G40750D yields the protein MAITPLRITTPIPSLSFLPTGKPHASKIFTVRATDVESTEETPQPDSDTEDFESRLSNIRLRYRSGTGKKAEVRKSKKGSAGPPSKSSGLYLPPVSLKEPVSGGLKVELGFTPYTERLNGRMAGLGLAALLLVELATGKSLLSYHTPSVVWLQVYFMAAVSAMFVKIEKEKVSVWPKD from the coding sequence atggCGATAACACCTCTACGAATCACGACCCCTATCCCATCTCTGAGCTTCCTTCCAACCGGAAAGCCACACGCTTCAAAGATCTTCACCGTCCGCGCCACCGACGTCGAATCAACGGAAGAGACTCCTCAACCCGACTCAGACACCGAAGACTTCGAGTCACGTCTCTCGAACATCCGTCTCAGATACCGAAGCGGAACCGGGAAGAAAGCAGAGGTTAGAAAGTCTAAGAAAGGCTCAGCAGGGCCACCGTCGAAAAGCTCGGGGCTTTACTTGCCGCCGGTGAGTTTAAAGGAGCCGGTTTCGGGCGGGTTGAAGGTGGAGTTGGGGTTTACGCCTTACACCGAGCGGCTCAACGGGAGGATGGCGGGGTTGGGGCTCGCGGCTTTGCTTCTGGTTGAGCTGGCGACGGGGAAGAGCTTGTTGAGTTACCACACGCCTTCAGTTGTGTGGCTTCAGGTGTATTTCATGGCGGCTGTTTCGGCTATGTTTGTTAAGATTGAGAAGGAGAAGGTTAGTGTCTGGCCTAAGGATTAA
- the BNAC05G40760D gene encoding protein LNK3 isoform X1 yields MDCYSGMKFEELAVPNYQESSSSETYRSDGMWGGWSMNSPEAAETCFNYDGFSGEGSLYSQMGMRTSEEEEESKRSKAFYGASSLHDFEGIEHMDDIFLSSILEDVPGNDGDVHQASSSYNSVGSSSLYGGNEVHMFHCHDMPLKEEAPFTISDLSEENMLDSQYGDELSSEELVLQDLQRASEKLTDDTRKCFRDTFYRLARNSQEKFDSVSTNSEELYMQASRYAYGDNTRMSREEEIESETNSIDRAVANLTYNKMESNISSFPLSERVH; encoded by the exons ATGGATTGTTATTCCGGAATGAAGTTTGAAGAGCTTGCTGTGCCCAATTATCAAGAGTCATCGTCATCAGAGACATACCGTTCTGATGGTATGTGGGGTGGGTGGAGCATGAACTCCCCTGAAGCTGCAGAAACATGTTTTAATTACGATGGTTTCAGTGGAGAAGGATCGTTGTATAGTCAGATGGGTATGAGGACGagtgaagaagaggaggagtccAAGAGATCAAAGGCTTTCTACGGTGCTTCTTCTCTTCATGATTTCGAAGGAATCGAACACATGGATGATATATTCTT AAGTTCAATTTTGGAGGATGTTCCAGGGAATGATGGAGATGTTCATCAAGCTTCCAGCAGCTACAACAGTGTCGGATCTTCCTCTTTGTATGGTGGAAATGAAGTTCACATGTTCCATTGTCATGACATGCCTTTGAAG GAGGAGGCTCCATTTACAATCTCGGATCTGTCTGAAGAGAACATGTTAGACTCACAGTATGGGGATGAACTGTCTTCTGAAGAACTTGTGTTGCAGGATCTGCAAAGAGCTTCTGAAAAG TTAACTGATGATACAAGAAAGTGCTTCCGTGATACGTTTTACCGGCTTGCAAGAAACTCACAGGAGAAGTTTGATTCAGTCAGCACCAACTCAGAGGAGTTATATATGCAAGCATCCAGATATGCTTATGGTGATAATACCAG GATGAGTAGAGAGGAAGAGATTGAATCTGAGACGAACTCAATCGATAGAGCCGTCGCAAACCTCACATACAACAAGATGGAATCCAACATAAGCAGCTTTCCTCTATCAGAAAGAGTACATTAG
- the BNAC05G40760D gene encoding protein LNK3 isoform X2 translates to MDCYSGMKFEELAVPNYQESSSSETYRSDGMWGGWSMNSPEAAETCFNYDGFSGEGSLYSQMGMRTSEEEEESKRSKAFYGASSLHDFEGIEHMDDIFFSILEDVPGNDGDVHQASSSYNSVGSSSLYGGNEVHMFHCHDMPLKEEAPFTISDLSEENMLDSQYGDELSSEELVLQDLQRASEKLTDDTRKCFRDTFYRLARNSQEKFDSVSTNSEELYMQASRYAYGDNTRMSREEEIESETNSIDRAVANLTYNKMESNISSFPLSERVH, encoded by the exons ATGGATTGTTATTCCGGAATGAAGTTTGAAGAGCTTGCTGTGCCCAATTATCAAGAGTCATCGTCATCAGAGACATACCGTTCTGATGGTATGTGGGGTGGGTGGAGCATGAACTCCCCTGAAGCTGCAGAAACATGTTTTAATTACGATGGTTTCAGTGGAGAAGGATCGTTGTATAGTCAGATGGGTATGAGGACGagtgaagaagaggaggagtccAAGAGATCAAAGGCTTTCTACGGTGCTTCTTCTCTTCATGATTTCGAAGGAATCGAACACATGGATGATATATTCTT TTCAATTTTGGAGGATGTTCCAGGGAATGATGGAGATGTTCATCAAGCTTCCAGCAGCTACAACAGTGTCGGATCTTCCTCTTTGTATGGTGGAAATGAAGTTCACATGTTCCATTGTCATGACATGCCTTTGAAG GAGGAGGCTCCATTTACAATCTCGGATCTGTCTGAAGAGAACATGTTAGACTCACAGTATGGGGATGAACTGTCTTCTGAAGAACTTGTGTTGCAGGATCTGCAAAGAGCTTCTGAAAAG TTAACTGATGATACAAGAAAGTGCTTCCGTGATACGTTTTACCGGCTTGCAAGAAACTCACAGGAGAAGTTTGATTCAGTCAGCACCAACTCAGAGGAGTTATATATGCAAGCATCCAGATATGCTTATGGTGATAATACCAG GATGAGTAGAGAGGAAGAGATTGAATCTGAGACGAACTCAATCGATAGAGCCGTCGCAAACCTCACATACAACAAGATGGAATCCAACATAAGCAGCTTTCCTCTATCAGAAAGAGTACATTAG
- the LOC106435402 gene encoding 50S ribosomal protein L10, chloroplastic yields the protein MASLRRALLVAGKTKLNLQNCHFITGINYNGLTVKQLQELRGILRENSNTKLLVAKNTLVFKALEGTKWESLKPCMKGMNAWIFVQTEDIPAALKTFVSFQKEKKLFDNNLGGAVFEEKLYAPQDYKVIETMPSREDVYGMMFGALHWPGLDLVNTLEAPAASENESAAA from the coding sequence ATGGCCAGCCTCAGAAGAGCTCTCCTCGTCGCAGGCAAGACGAAGCTCAACCTCCAGAACTGCCACTTCATCACCGGGATCAACTACAACGGCCTCACCGTGAAGCAGCTACAAGAGCTCCGCGGGATCCTCCGCGAAAACAGCAACACGAAGCTCCTCGTCGCCAAGAACACTCTGGTCTTCAAGGCCCTGGAAGGGACCAAATGGGAGTCTCTGAAGCCGTGTATGAAAGGCATGAACGCCTGGATCTTCGTGCAGACCGAAGATATCCCCGCGGCTCTGAAGACGTTCGTCAGTTTccagaaggagaagaagctctTCGATAACAACTTGGGAGGTGCCGTGTTCGAGGAGAAGCTGTACGCTCCTCAGGATTACAAGGTTATTGAAACGATGCCGTCTCGGGAAGATGTGTATGGGATGATGTTTGGGGCTTTGCATTGGCCGGGGTTGGATCTCGTCAATACGTTGGAGGCGCCGGCTGCGTCTGAGAATGAGAGTGCTGCTGCTTAG